The Apostichopus japonicus isolate 1M-3 chromosome 20, ASM3797524v1, whole genome shotgun sequence genome contains a region encoding:
- the LOC139962027 gene encoding uncharacterized protein produces MESSYLRGEEFSGRAFISFFPNQTNSFSKEQIDSCTNQGYEAFLWISLTVVAMSIPVGIVGNLMVFTSVYSNKSLRSANNALLMNLAVADLMTCTLSAPISWIVILMAIMVGHAEWEIPTVMCSIQVYFHIMSYSVQLVTLALIGLERHAAITHPFEKKKKRKRVTIGIITAWILGFLFGIISVMFLSSTPIFVLCSCSGNQDRSYFGSAHLYILTPLGISCFIVVVYYYFKIYLIVRKHVKERDVTLGGGYNEDNQPGRRFGFLDIFLRPPFCQNCRANRVAPTNGLPTLETQQATHTEEEEPVHSTKSADNTPPPLPRTQTHGSITVGNIGSSQESMLRQVSEKSSFVSRLEISSCLSSSSNADRTEGMTVVDERIIRNRPFTSDSISRDRLKKQTLCYDLNNCANTAASNARVKLNSENVGFVLSGNQLDIYDQSYEIYSPSCSSSPSGVQEISKDIFLKTQSKIVVEPYSVSGHVYNSSRSLPNLSDNQEGLRRTYREDQTIVEQHNSCDTKTKKVEQHDFQLDSDKNTLNIGVLPATEGTYLSADINMSNETEAAGKDENAATESQIQDVAASANVVGSVCVFNPKNRERGRRSVEAGTAKRAAYIIIVFSLCWLPLFVVTLLNASSLTVTSLYMLVFFSCTVLFSSAVNPIVYTVVNRSFRQEFKKILRKPTKCLPG; encoded by the coding sequence ATGGAATCTTCTTATCTTCGCGGTGAGGAATTCAGTGGAAGAGCATTCATATCATTTTTTCCAAACCAAACGAATTCTTTCTCCAAGGAACAAATCGATTCTTGTACCAATCAAGGCTACGAAGCGTTTTTGTGGATATCACTTACGGTTGTTGCAATGTCCATACCCGTCGGGATCGTGGGAAACTTAATGGTATTTACGAGTGTCTATTCCAACAAATCTCTACGTAGCGCCAACAACGCACTGCTAATGAATTTAGCAGTTGCAGATTTAATGACCTGCACCCTCTCTGCCCCGATATCGTGGATTGTTATACTTATGGCAATTATGGTTGGCCATGCCGAATGGGAAATCCCCACCGTAATGTGTTCTATACAAGTATACTTTCATATTATGAGTTACTCTGTACAATTGGTCACCCTGGCTTTGATCGGGTTGGAGAGACATGCTGCAATTACACAtccatttgaaaagaaaaagaaaaggaaacgaGTCACCATTGGCATTATAACCGCTTGGATTTTAGGGTTTCTGTTTGGAATTATAAGTGTTATGTTTCTATCTTCCACACCTATTTTCGTTCTTTGTTCTTGTAGCGGAAACCAAGATAGGTCATATTTTGGATCAGCCCACCTTTATATTTTAACACCTCTCGGAATATCGTGTTTTATAGTGGTCGTCTACTATTACTTCAAAATTTATCTCATTGTCCGAAAACATGTTAAGGAACGGGATGTGACTTTGGGAGGAGGGTATAATGAGGATAACCAGCCTGGTAGAAGATTTGGCTTCTTAGACATATTCCTCAGACCACCTTTTTGTCAAAACTGTAGGGCAAATCGAGTAGCACCAACGAACGGTTTGCCAACTTTAGAGACGCAACAGGCAACTCATACCGAGGAAGAGGAGCCTGTACACTCGACAAAATCTGCAGACAATACACCGCCGCCCCTTCCTCGTACTCAAACGCACGGTTCTATTACAGTAGGAAACATTGGTAGTTCGCAAGAATCGATGTTAAGGCAAGTGAGTGAAAAATCAAGCTTTGTTAGTCGCCTTGAAATTTCCTCTTGTTTAAGTTCTTCTTCCAATGCAGACAGGACAGAAGGCATGACAGTTGTAGACGAGCGAATAATCAGAAACAGACCTTTCACGTCCGATAGCATTTCGAGAGATCGACTAAAAAAGCAGACTTTGTGTTATGATTTAAATAATTGTGCCAACACAGCTGCTTCTAACGCTCGAGTGAAACTAAATTCAGAAAATGTAGGTTTCGTTTTATCTGGAAACCAGTTGGACATCTATGATCAAAGCTATGAGATATATTCTCCATCATGTTCCTCGTCTCCATCTGGTGTTCAAGAAATATCGAAAGATATTTTTCTCAAAACACAGAGCAAAATAGTTGTCGAACCGTACAGTGTATCCGGACATGTGTACAACTCTTCTAGGTCTTTACCAAATTTGTCCGACAATCAAGAAGGGCTTAGGCGAACTTATCGGGAGGATCAGACTATTGTTGAACAACATAACAGTTGTGACACGAAAACTAAAAAGGTGGAGCAACACGATTTTCAATTAGATAGCGATAAGAACACCTTAAATATCGGGGTTCTACCAGCGACAGAAGGAACTTACCTATCTGCTGATATAAACATGAGTAATGAAACCGAAGCGGCGGGGAAGGATGAAAATGCTGCCACTGAATCGCAAATTCAGGACGTCGCCGCCTCTGCGAATGTCGTTGGATCGGTATGTGTTTTCAATCCTAAGAACAGAGAGAGGGGGCGCAGAAGCGTAGAGGCTGGGACGGCGAAACGAGCCGCTTATATAATCATAGTCTTCTCCTTGTGTTGGCTGCCTCTTTTCGTAGTGACGTTACTCAATGCATCATCGTTAACGGTTACATCTCTATATATGTTGGTATTTTTCTCATGTACGGTGCTCTTTAGTTCCGCTGTTAATCCAATAGTCTATACAGTGGTGAATCGAAGTTTTCGACAagaatttaagaaaatattacGCAAGCCTACAAAATGCCTTCCCGGATGA